The following are from one region of the Hymenobacter radiodurans genome:
- a CDS encoding arsenosugar biosynthesis-associated peroxidase-like protein — translation MEKSTYYNPADLAKFGNVADWQPEMGRKFFDYYGEVFKEGALSEREKALIALAVAHAVQCPYCIDAYTSDSLQKGADEAQMMEAVHVAVAIKGGAALVHSVQMMNKAKELSM, via the coding sequence ATGGAAAAATCAACGTATTACAACCCCGCCGACCTAGCCAAATTTGGGAATGTTGCGGACTGGCAGCCCGAAATGGGCCGCAAGTTTTTCGACTATTATGGTGAAGTATTTAAGGAAGGCGCTTTATCAGAGCGGGAGAAGGCTCTCATCGCTTTAGCCGTGGCCCATGCTGTGCAGTGCCCATACTGCATCGACGCCTACACCTCAGATTCGCTTCAAAAAGGCGCCGATGAAGCCCAAATGATGGAAGCCGTACACGTAGCCGTGGCTATCAAAGGAGGGGCGGCCTTGGTACACAGCGTGCAGATGATGAACAAAGCCAAAGAACTGTCGATGTAG
- a CDS encoding DNA/RNA non-specific endonuclease, which yields MRHSASLLFSGLLLALAPLACSQQTPETSTSARTSGPPAIPVQSATPALLETFETGSKGAYAEADEVLPSGSWHFTDAMIGSAPTDHKNGTRAARLRGRGRLRMNFDAPAGTQSVRISSATYGDDAPSTWELWASQDGGRQYQRIGTAVRASGPRLTMITFGVSPGGKLRLEIRKTDGGNTRLNLDDIALLTASGGIAPAVAPTPASAPSAMPSPSAPAPTAVVVSRDDNMALGNPSGATSSLSTPNNYLLSKPQYTMSYNANRGIPNWVSWHLNRAWMGSAPRQDDFRPDPALPRGFYQVSTGSYLGSGFDRGHNCPSADRTTDLDDNSATFLMTNMIPQAANNNQRTWSGLEEYGRRLVDAGNEVYIIMGNYGKGGTGLNGRAITIDQGRITVPAHVWKVLVILPEGTNDLQRIAAGQARVLAVDTPNDQSVSPDWSRYRVSVDAIEEITGLDLLSNLPLEVQDRLETRVDTGPTR from the coding sequence ATGCGTCATTCCGCTTCCCTCCTATTTTCTGGTTTGCTGCTGGCCTTGGCGCCGCTGGCCTGCTCCCAGCAAACTCCCGAAACATCTACTTCTGCGCGAACAAGCGGTCCGCCCGCCATCCCCGTGCAGTCGGCCACGCCCGCCCTGCTCGAAACCTTCGAAACGGGCAGCAAAGGAGCTTACGCGGAGGCCGACGAGGTATTGCCTTCTGGTTCCTGGCACTTCACCGATGCCATGATCGGCTCCGCGCCCACCGACCACAAAAACGGCACCCGTGCCGCCCGCCTGCGGGGCCGGGGCCGTCTGCGTATGAACTTCGACGCGCCCGCGGGCACCCAGTCGGTGCGCATCAGCAGCGCGACCTACGGCGACGACGCACCCAGCACTTGGGAGCTGTGGGCAAGTCAGGATGGTGGCCGCCAATACCAGCGCATTGGCACAGCCGTACGCGCCAGCGGCCCGCGCCTCACGATGATCACCTTTGGGGTAAGTCCGGGGGGCAAATTGCGGCTGGAAATCCGCAAAACCGACGGCGGCAATACGCGTCTCAACCTTGATGACATCGCCCTGCTCACGGCGTCCGGTGGTATCGCGCCAGCGGTGGCTCCAACCCCTGCGTCCGCACCTAGCGCTATGCCTTCGCCCAGTGCGCCAGCTCCCACCGCAGTCGTGGTCAGCCGCGACGATAACATGGCCTTGGGCAACCCCAGCGGCGCTACCAGCAGCCTGAGCACACCCAACAATTACCTGCTCAGCAAGCCCCAATACACCATGAGCTACAACGCCAACCGGGGCATCCCGAATTGGGTAAGCTGGCATCTGAATCGGGCCTGGATGGGCAGCGCGCCCCGCCAGGACGATTTCCGACCCGACCCTGCCCTACCCCGCGGCTTCTATCAGGTTTCAACCGGCAGCTACCTCGGCTCGGGCTTCGACCGCGGCCACAACTGCCCCTCCGCCGACCGCACTACCGACCTCGACGATAATTCGGCCACTTTCCTGATGACCAACATGATACCGCAGGCCGCCAACAACAACCAGCGCACTTGGTCGGGGCTGGAAGAGTACGGTCGACGGCTGGTTGATGCTGGCAATGAAGTCTATATCATCATGGGCAACTATGGCAAGGGCGGCACCGGGCTCAACGGCCGCGCCATTACCATCGATCAAGGCCGCATCACGGTGCCTGCCCACGTCTGGAAAGTGCTGGTTATTCTGCCCGAAGGCACCAACGACCTTCAGCGTATTGCCGCCGGCCAAGCCCGCGTGCTGGCGGTAGATACCCCCAATGACCAAAGCGTCAGCCCCGACTGGAGCCGCTACCGCGTATCGGTGGATGCTATTGAAGAAATTACTGGCCTCGATTTGTTGAGCAACCTCCCCCTGGAAGTGCAAGATCGGCTGGAAACGCGAGTAGACACGGGCCCCACGCGGTAG
- a CDS encoding RNA polymerase sigma factor gives MSVNHPESLIPAPEELLVQRLRDRDEAAMTVFYDKYSAALYGVILRIVKKEEIAEDVLQESLVKIWHSFASYDASKGRLFTWVVNVCRNLAIDKIRSRQYRVGSRTQPLEDSAAVRQAAPTGFQPDHIGLQEITQKLNPEQKQVIDLLYFGGFTQSEVADELNLPLGTVKTRARAAIKVLAKLVR, from the coding sequence GTGTCTGTCAACCACCCAGAATCGTTAATACCTGCCCCCGAGGAATTGCTGGTGCAGCGACTGCGCGACCGCGATGAGGCGGCTATGACTGTCTTTTACGATAAATATTCGGCCGCCCTGTACGGGGTTATTCTCCGAATTGTCAAAAAAGAAGAAATAGCGGAAGATGTCCTGCAGGAAAGTTTAGTTAAGATATGGCACTCTTTTGCTTCCTACGACGCTTCTAAGGGGCGTTTGTTTACGTGGGTAGTGAACGTATGCCGGAATTTAGCTATTGATAAAATCCGGTCTCGACAGTACCGCGTAGGTAGTCGTACACAACCGCTGGAGGACAGCGCCGCGGTGCGTCAGGCAGCCCCTACCGGGTTTCAGCCCGACCATATCGGCCTGCAGGAAATAACCCAGAAGCTCAATCCTGAGCAGAAGCAAGTTATTGACCTGCTGTACTTTGGCGGATTTACACAAAGTGAAGTGGCAGACGAATTAAACCTGCCCCTTGGTACGGTAAAAACCCGTGCCCGGGCGGCTATCAAAGTACTCGCAAAATTGGTTCGGTAA
- a CDS encoding TIGR04282 family arsenosugar biosynthesis glycosyltransferase: MATSNQQQHLLIFARLPELGQVKTRLAQSIGDEAALAVYRELLVRTRTAADGFGGQKIVWLTPPASVALTPETVAAEWPDYTWQRQPSGDLGGKMQFAFKHSFTAGAASVVIIGTDCPDLSTALLSQAFELLATHDVVVGPAADGGYYLLGMNALHQDLFQNKTWSTASVLPDTLADAARLGLQVAHLPTLHDVDTADDLAVWRTAEKQAK, translated from the coding sequence GTGGCCACCAGTAATCAGCAACAGCATTTGCTCATTTTTGCTCGCCTGCCGGAATTAGGGCAGGTAAAAACTCGACTCGCGCAAAGCATCGGCGACGAAGCGGCTTTGGCCGTGTACCGTGAACTGCTGGTCCGTACCCGTACCGCCGCTGATGGCTTTGGGGGGCAAAAAATAGTGTGGCTGACGCCGCCGGCCAGTGTGGCCTTAACCCCTGAGACCGTAGCTGCTGAATGGCCTGACTACACCTGGCAACGGCAGCCGTCCGGCGACTTGGGGGGCAAAATGCAGTTCGCATTTAAGCATTCATTTACCGCTGGCGCCGCCTCCGTTGTAATCATTGGCACCGATTGCCCTGACCTTAGCACTGCACTTTTAAGCCAAGCTTTTGAGTTGTTAGCCACGCACGATGTAGTAGTGGGGCCAGCCGCTGATGGTGGCTATTATCTGCTAGGTATGAATGCGTTACACCAGGATTTATTTCAGAATAAAACCTGGAGCACCGCTTCCGTCCTACCCGATACCCTAGCCGATGCTGCTCGTCTGGGCCTGCAAGTTGCCCACCTGCCTACTTTGCACGATGTCGATACGGCCGACGATCTGGCCGTATGGCGCACGGCAGAAAAACAAGCCAAATAG
- a CDS encoding thioredoxin domain-containing protein gives MKDSTPKGILDTNDEGLRRITHEQLKVFVKFTSPSCEICERLAPHFAQFAEQELFAPIRFLRLNSDENPVAQKIMKEKVAPFFVSYCQGHLLECDTLYLEEEVRAMLTRLRNFMPLKAT, from the coding sequence ATGAAAGACTCTACCCCTAAAGGCATTCTGGATACCAACGATGAAGGCCTGCGCCGCATTACGCATGAACAGCTGAAAGTATTCGTCAAGTTTACCTCACCCAGCTGCGAAATCTGCGAGAGGCTTGCGCCACACTTTGCCCAATTCGCTGAACAGGAGTTGTTTGCGCCCATCCGTTTCCTGCGCCTGAACTCCGACGAAAATCCGGTGGCCCAAAAGATCATGAAGGAAAAGGTTGCTCCCTTCTTCGTTTCCTATTGCCAAGGGCATTTGCTGGAGTGCGACACGCTATACCTCGAAGAGGAAGTGCGCGCGATGCTCACCCGATTGCGAAATTTTATGCCTCTAAAAGCGACCTGA
- a CDS encoding rhodanese-like domain-containing protein — translation MTNGWRALVVVLGLLALPACGQDTSVPETVSPAYRQMLKTLYRETVPTIQPAALADLLRAKSQKVVLLDTRTPAEYKVSHLTGAKFVNFDSFEKNEFTGLSRDQTVVVYCSVGARSERVGERLKALGFRDVRNLYGGVFQWVNEGRPIYNAAGPTRQIHPYSALWSVWLRQGEQVYK, via the coding sequence ATGACGAACGGCTGGCGCGCATTAGTGGTGGTGCTTGGGCTGCTGGCTCTGCCCGCCTGCGGACAAGATACATCCGTGCCAGAAACGGTAAGCCCGGCCTACCGTCAGATGCTCAAGACGCTGTACCGTGAGACGGTGCCTACCATTCAGCCGGCCGCCCTGGCCGACCTGCTGCGGGCCAAGTCCCAAAAAGTAGTATTGCTGGATACCCGCACTCCCGCTGAGTACAAGGTCAGCCACTTGACGGGAGCCAAATTTGTGAATTTTGACTCTTTTGAAAAGAACGAATTCACCGGCTTATCACGTGACCAAACGGTAGTCGTGTACTGCTCTGTGGGGGCCCGAAGTGAGCGAGTAGGAGAGCGTCTTAAGGCATTGGGCTTCCGCGACGTACGCAACTTGTACGGGGGTGTTTTTCAGTGGGTAAATGAAGGCCGGCCCATATACAATGCTGCCGGACCTACGCGCCAGATTCATCCGTATTCGGCGCTGTGGAGCGTGTGGCTGCGCCAGGGCGAACAGGTATATAAGTAA
- a CDS encoding anti-sigma factor — translation MDIQEYIESGILEQYALGELNEAERAAVEAQAAAHPEIAHELDQVQQALGVYAQAHAETPPAAMRERVLAGWQAAIRSEAQKAPQTGNAAAPAAATEPVVRQLTPLEPETANTASGPAFRWMLAASVALLLASGLANFVLYTRWRDATADLAIARTEQSRVASVMQASERTLAVRQQELEVLRSDDFRTVALAGTAAAPSASARVLYNPKTKAVYLDVRKLPAPPSGKQYQLWALDNGKPVDAGVLAAATTSGDSLQQMKDIASAQAFAMTVEPAGGSINPTLSTLTVVGNI, via the coding sequence GTGGATATTCAGGAATATATCGAATCAGGCATCCTCGAACAGTACGCCCTTGGCGAGCTGAACGAGGCGGAGCGCGCGGCTGTCGAAGCACAGGCCGCAGCGCATCCCGAAATTGCACACGAACTGGATCAGGTGCAGCAAGCCCTTGGCGTGTATGCCCAGGCTCATGCCGAAACGCCCCCCGCTGCCATGCGGGAGCGGGTGCTAGCAGGGTGGCAAGCTGCTATCCGGTCGGAAGCCCAAAAAGCCCCCCAGACCGGCAATGCAGCTGCACCCGCTGCTGCTACGGAGCCAGTTGTTCGCCAACTGACACCATTGGAGCCTGAAACGGCTAATACTGCCTCTGGTCCCGCTTTCCGCTGGATGCTGGCTGCCTCAGTGGCCCTATTGCTGGCCAGCGGCTTGGCTAACTTCGTGCTGTACACCCGCTGGCGCGATGCAACTGCTGACTTGGCTATTGCCCGCACCGAGCAGAGCCGGGTAGCAAGCGTAATGCAGGCGTCGGAGCGAACGTTGGCGGTGCGTCAGCAGGAGCTGGAAGTGCTACGCAGCGACGATTTCCGGACAGTGGCATTGGCCGGGACGGCGGCGGCTCCTTCGGCCAGCGCCCGGGTACTGTACAACCCTAAAACAAAGGCGGTGTATCTCGACGTACGCAAACTGCCTGCACCTCCTTCGGGCAAACAGTATCAGCTGTGGGCCTTGGACAACGGTAAGCCCGTAGATGCAGGTGTATTGGCCGCCGCTACCACTTCCGGCGACAGCCTTCAGCAGATGAAAGATATTGCCAGCGCCCAAGCATTTGCCATGACGGTGGAGCCTGCAGGCGGCAGCATCAATCCTACGTTGTCGACGCTGACGGTAGTTGGGAATATTTAA
- a CDS encoding DUF885 domain-containing protein, whose translation MLSTTTLKALLAVSALAAASLLGSCGNSDKTAATNTSAEADESFERFKSQFIDSLWYYNPRLASSKGNHRYDSLLVIPTAARREVEAAAQARMRKRLTGFAVNDLSVNNQTDYQLLLNYLDKSRFYTDTLKSWSWDPSSYNLGASVAEILNGRYFPLDRRLRAISIKIDHASDYYDAAESNIKQPTREHTELAILQNEGGLQVFGAALQDSIKRSGLDAREKKELQDRIATTRLVIENYLKFLKGEVLAGGKFRSFRLGKELFDRKFALDIQSAYSADQVFQKAQDNRAYLLRDMGRRAARLWPKYFAAQPMPTDSVAMIQRVISRLSEKHATQAGFVDAVKAQIPQLVQFVNDKKLLTQDPSKPLVVRETPLYMRGSGAGASISAPGPYDKAANTYYNVEPPANLTPAQAESYLREYNDYTLQILNIHEAIPGHYTQLVYANRSPSLVKAIFGNGAMMEGWAVYAERMMLESGYGQNSDEIWLMWDKWNMRVTLNTILDHEVHVGNISREAALKLLQRDGFQEENETTNKWRRATLSQVQLSSYFSGYTAIYDLREELKKEQGDKFDLKSFNEQFLSYGSAPVKYIRAMMLKAV comes from the coding sequence ATGCTCTCAACTACTACTCTAAAAGCACTGTTGGCCGTCAGTGCGTTAGCGGCTGCTTCACTTCTCGGCAGCTGCGGCAACTCCGACAAAACCGCCGCAACGAATACCTCGGCTGAAGCTGACGAAAGCTTTGAGCGCTTCAAAAGTCAGTTTATCGACTCGCTTTGGTATTACAATCCACGGCTAGCTTCCTCCAAAGGCAACCACCGCTACGATTCTCTGCTCGTAATCCCAACGGCCGCGCGGCGGGAGGTAGAAGCTGCCGCCCAAGCTCGCATGCGCAAGCGCCTGACGGGGTTTGCGGTCAATGACTTATCGGTAAATAATCAAACTGATTATCAGCTGCTGCTCAACTACTTGGATAAGTCGCGTTTTTATACCGATACGCTGAAGAGTTGGTCCTGGGACCCCTCCAGTTATAATCTGGGCGCGTCGGTCGCCGAAATTCTGAATGGCCGCTACTTTCCACTCGACCGTCGTTTGCGGGCAATTTCTATCAAAATAGACCACGCCTCCGACTACTACGACGCGGCCGAGTCGAACATCAAACAGCCCACCCGCGAGCATACCGAGCTGGCCATTTTGCAGAATGAGGGTGGCTTGCAGGTATTTGGTGCAGCGCTGCAAGATTCCATCAAACGCTCTGGCCTAGACGCGCGGGAGAAGAAAGAGCTGCAAGACCGCATTGCCACCACGCGCTTGGTTATTGAGAATTACCTAAAGTTTTTGAAAGGTGAAGTGCTGGCGGGGGGCAAATTTCGCAGCTTCCGCTTAGGCAAAGAGTTGTTTGACCGCAAATTTGCCCTCGATATTCAGTCGGCCTACTCCGCCGATCAGGTATTTCAGAAAGCGCAGGACAACCGGGCTTATCTGTTGCGTGATATGGGCCGCCGTGCCGCCCGTCTCTGGCCTAAGTACTTTGCCGCTCAGCCCATGCCCACCGATTCGGTAGCCATGATTCAGCGCGTTATCAGCCGCTTGTCGGAAAAGCACGCCACGCAGGCCGGGTTTGTGGATGCTGTCAAGGCTCAGATTCCGCAGCTCGTACAGTTCGTGAACGACAAAAAGCTGCTAACCCAAGATCCAAGCAAGCCCCTAGTTGTGCGCGAAACGCCGCTCTATATGCGTGGTAGTGGCGCGGGGGCCAGTATTTCAGCCCCTGGCCCCTACGATAAAGCCGCCAACACGTATTACAATGTAGAGCCGCCGGCCAACCTTACGCCCGCTCAGGCCGAAAGCTACCTGCGTGAGTACAACGACTATACGCTCCAGATTCTGAACATCCACGAGGCAATTCCGGGCCATTACACCCAACTCGTGTATGCTAACCGCTCGCCTTCGCTGGTAAAAGCCATTTTCGGTAACGGTGCTATGATGGAAGGCTGGGCCGTATATGCCGAGCGGATGATGCTGGAGAGTGGCTACGGCCAAAACAGCGACGAAATTTGGCTGATGTGGGACAAGTGGAACATGCGTGTAACCCTCAATACCATTCTCGACCACGAGGTGCACGTAGGCAACATCTCCCGCGAAGCGGCCCTGAAGCTACTTCAGCGCGACGGCTTCCAGGAAGAAAATGAAACGACTAACAAATGGCGGCGAGCCACGCTTTCGCAGGTGCAGCTTAGCAGCTACTTCAGCGGCTACACCGCCATTTACGACCTGCGCGAAGAACTCAAAAAAGAGCAGGGGGACAAATTTGACCTCAAATCCTTCAATGAGCAGTTCCTGAGCTACGGCAGTGCGCCCGTCAAATACATTCGGGCCATGATGCTGAAAGCAGTTTAA
- a CDS encoding MFS transporter, translating into MLTQTSLPATSPRVHRVAVSAIFFLQGLCFASWASRIPTIQQQMGFSDTQLGLVLLALPVGLMLSLPLSGWLVARHGSRWVALAGAFLYAFTLLTLGFTTNPLQLVSCLVFFGLAANMLNIAINTQAVGVEALYSRSIMASFHGVWSLAGFVGAAIGTIMIGYGISPLIHFGLVMGFIMVGVLVAGRHILPTDASSSSTDQPIFVLPDKSLLLLGLIAFCCMICEGAMFDWSGVYFRKVVQAEKAWVGAGYTAFMSTMAAGRFVADRFTSYFGRARTLQFSGLLTASGLLLAVLLPQLWPSIIGFLLVGFGVSSVVPLVYGAAGRSTVMSPGVALAAVSTVGFLGFLIGPPLIGLVAGATSLRISFSIIAVMGLCIALLSAKAKL; encoded by the coding sequence ATGCTTACTCAAACTTCTCTTCCGGCTACTTCACCGCGCGTGCATCGGGTGGCCGTCAGTGCGATATTCTTTTTGCAGGGTTTGTGCTTTGCCAGTTGGGCATCGCGCATCCCTACTATCCAGCAACAGATGGGCTTTTCCGACACCCAGCTTGGACTCGTACTACTGGCACTGCCTGTGGGCCTGATGCTGTCCTTGCCACTATCGGGGTGGTTGGTGGCCCGGCATGGCAGCCGTTGGGTGGCGCTGGCGGGGGCCTTTTTGTACGCCTTTACCTTGCTCACGCTCGGATTCACAACCAATCCCTTGCAACTGGTGAGTTGCTTGGTATTTTTCGGCCTCGCGGCCAACATGCTGAATATTGCCATCAATACACAGGCGGTAGGTGTTGAGGCGCTGTATAGCCGCTCCATTATGGCATCGTTTCACGGTGTGTGGAGCTTAGCGGGCTTTGTGGGAGCAGCTATTGGTACCATCATGATTGGGTATGGTATCAGCCCATTGATCCACTTTGGCTTGGTCATGGGCTTCATCATGGTAGGCGTATTGGTGGCGGGCCGCCACATATTGCCTACCGACGCGAGCAGTTCCTCCACCGACCAACCAATTTTTGTGTTACCCGATAAATCTTTGCTACTTCTGGGCCTCATTGCCTTTTGCTGTATGATCTGCGAAGGCGCTATGTTCGACTGGAGTGGCGTGTATTTCCGGAAAGTTGTGCAAGCCGAGAAGGCCTGGGTTGGCGCTGGCTATACCGCCTTTATGAGCACTATGGCCGCGGGTCGCTTCGTTGCCGACCGCTTCACGAGTTACTTTGGCCGCGCCCGAACCCTACAGTTTAGCGGCTTACTCACCGCTTCAGGCCTATTGCTGGCGGTACTCCTGCCTCAGCTCTGGCCGTCCATCATCGGCTTTCTGCTGGTCGGTTTTGGGGTTTCGTCGGTAGTACCGCTGGTGTACGGAGCAGCCGGCCGCTCCACCGTCATGTCGCCGGGCGTGGCGCTAGCAGCGGTGTCTACCGTGGGCTTTCTGGGGTTTCTGATAGGTCCGCCACTTATCGGGCTGGTTGCGGGCGCTACCAGTCTGCGCATCTCCTTTTCAATTATCGCGGTGATGGGGCTGTGCATTGCCCTTCTGTCAGCGAAAGCAAAACTGTAG
- a CDS encoding NAD-dependent succinate-semialdehyde dehydrogenase has protein sequence MAIESFNPYTGRVVRRFRAFSWAKTERILAQAAREALTWRTTSFAHRTERMHRAATLLRERQDELARLMAIEMGKPIADGRAEVEKCALTCDYYADHAEEFLRDELIKTQAQRSFISHEPLGVVLAVMPWNFPFWQVVRFAAPALMAGNVGLLKHASNVPQCALALEAIFHDAGFPPATFRTLLIGSDLVEKLIADDRLKAVTLTGSELAGSKVAATAGAHIKKTVLELGGSDAFIVLADADLELAAKTAAQARMINAGQSCIAAKRFIVEKPVVKEFINQLKTHLLAFRTGDPLDEATQYGPLARPDLADELTTQVDDSVRQGAKVELYGGQSEKGNALFRPMILSRVKPGQRAYHEELFGPVALILEARDADDAIRLANDSPFGLGGAIWTRDVKRGEALARRVEAGAVFVNSMVKSSPEMPFGGVKKSGYGRELSHLGIREFVNQKSIWISGATPLKDSKKTE, from the coding sequence ATGGCTATCGAATCCTTCAATCCTTACACTGGCCGTGTCGTGCGGCGTTTTCGGGCATTTTCGTGGGCTAAAACAGAACGCATTCTGGCGCAGGCGGCCCGCGAGGCGCTTACTTGGCGCACTACCAGCTTCGCGCACCGTACTGAGCGTATGCACCGAGCCGCTACTTTGCTCCGCGAACGTCAGGATGAGCTGGCCCGACTGATGGCTATAGAAATGGGTAAGCCCATAGCCGACGGACGCGCGGAAGTAGAAAAGTGCGCTCTTACCTGCGACTACTACGCCGACCACGCCGAGGAATTCCTGCGTGATGAGCTGATAAAGACACAAGCCCAACGCAGCTTCATTTCCCACGAGCCCTTGGGCGTTGTACTGGCCGTAATGCCCTGGAATTTTCCCTTTTGGCAAGTAGTACGCTTTGCTGCGCCGGCCCTGATGGCGGGCAATGTGGGCTTGCTAAAGCATGCCTCTAATGTACCCCAATGCGCGCTGGCGCTAGAAGCCATTTTCCATGATGCAGGCTTCCCTCCTGCTACCTTTCGGACTTTGCTGATTGGCAGCGACTTAGTGGAAAAGCTTATTGCTGATGATCGGTTGAAGGCGGTTACGCTGACGGGCAGCGAACTGGCCGGCTCCAAGGTGGCCGCAACCGCAGGGGCGCATATCAAAAAGACTGTGCTGGAGCTGGGCGGCTCCGACGCTTTTATTGTGCTGGCGGATGCTGATCTGGAGTTGGCCGCTAAAACCGCCGCTCAGGCCCGAATGATTAATGCGGGCCAGAGTTGTATTGCGGCCAAGCGGTTTATTGTAGAAAAGCCAGTCGTCAAGGAGTTTATCAACCAACTAAAAACCCATCTGCTCGCTTTTCGCACTGGCGACCCGCTGGATGAAGCCACGCAGTACGGCCCGCTGGCCCGCCCCGATCTGGCCGATGAGCTAACAACGCAAGTGGATGACTCGGTACGCCAGGGGGCAAAAGTAGAACTGTACGGGGGGCAATCGGAAAAGGGCAATGCCTTATTTCGGCCAATGATACTGTCCCGCGTGAAGCCTGGTCAGCGAGCTTACCATGAGGAGTTATTTGGACCCGTAGCGCTCATCTTGGAAGCTCGTGACGCCGACGACGCTATTCGCCTTGCCAACGATTCTCCCTTCGGCCTGGGTGGCGCCATCTGGACCCGCGATGTGAAGCGAGGTGAAGCGCTGGCCCGCCGTGTGGAGGCAGGAGCCGTTTTTGTGAACTCCATGGTAAAGTCTTCCCCCGAAATGCCCTTTGGCGGCGTCAAGAAATCGGGCTACGGGCGCGAACTGTCGCACCTGGGTATCCGGGAGTTCGTCAACCAGAAAAGCATCTGGATTAGCGGGGCTACCCCGCTGAAAGACAGCAAGAAAACAGAGTAG
- the arsS gene encoding arsenosugar biosynthesis radical SAM (seleno)protein ArsS (Some members of this family are selenoproteins.), translating into MKSLHAQHHALADSSYQLTVLSEAEAAGARLPAFAHKLRESGLLPLRPTELAVMQVNVGKMCNQTCRHCHVDAGPDRTEIMTRATMQLCLDALAQTTIPVVDLTGGAPEMNPDFRWFVEQISALGRQIIVRCNLTIIVANPKYYNLPEFFARHGVRVVSSLPHFSAGRTDAQRGEGVFARSIRALRMLNAVGYGVEGSGLLLDLVFNPAGAFLPGSQAGLEREFKQRLLREHEVVFNNLLAITNLPISRFMEYLLESGNYESYMQKLVAAYNPVAAANVMCRSTLSIGWDGQLYDCDFNQQLDLNVAQNAPQHIRSFDAAALQERAIVINQHCYGCTAGAGSSCGGATA; encoded by the coding sequence ATGAAATCACTGCACGCCCAACACCATGCCCTTGCCGATAGCAGCTACCAGCTTACGGTGCTGAGTGAGGCGGAAGCGGCGGGTGCCCGGCTGCCTGCCTTTGCCCACAAGCTGCGCGAATCGGGCCTGCTACCGCTGCGTCCTACCGAACTGGCCGTAATGCAGGTGAACGTGGGGAAAATGTGCAATCAGACTTGCCGCCATTGCCACGTAGACGCCGGCCCCGACCGCACCGAGATTATGACGCGCGCTACCATGCAGCTCTGCCTCGATGCGCTGGCCCAAACTACGATTCCAGTGGTTGACTTAACGGGTGGCGCGCCGGAAATGAATCCGGATTTTCGCTGGTTTGTGGAGCAGATTTCGGCCTTGGGTCGCCAGATTATCGTGCGCTGCAACCTGACGATTATTGTAGCCAACCCGAAGTACTACAACCTGCCCGAGTTCTTTGCCCGCCACGGTGTGCGGGTAGTGTCGTCGCTGCCGCACTTCTCAGCCGGCCGTACTGATGCCCAACGGGGTGAAGGTGTATTTGCGCGCTCTATCCGGGCCCTGCGTATGCTGAATGCGGTGGGCTATGGTGTGGAGGGCTCGGGATTATTACTCGACTTGGTATTTAATCCGGCGGGGGCCTTTTTGCCGGGCAGTCAGGCCGGGTTGGAGCGGGAATTCAAGCAACGCTTACTACGTGAGCACGAGGTAGTGTTCAATAATCTACTGGCCATTACCAATTTGCCGATAAGCCGGTTTATGGAATATCTGCTGGAAAGCGGCAATTACGAAAGCTACATGCAAAAGCTGGTAGCCGCTTACAACCCCGTGGCGGCGGCTAATGTAATGTGCCGCAGTACGCTTTCCATTGGCTGGGACGGGCAGCTGTACGACTGCGACTTCAATCAGCAGCTCGACCTGAACGTAGCGCAAAATGCCCCCCAGCACATCCGATCCTTCGATGCAGCTGCTTTGCAGGAGCGAGCCATTGTTATTAATCAACACTGCTACGGCTGCACCGCCGGCGCTGGCTCCAGCTGTGGCGGCGCTACGGCATAG